The genomic region TGCCAATGAATTCAACCAGAGATTCTAGTGCAGGTTCACCTATATTTCCAAGAGCTATTGAAGCAGCATATTGTACTTCAGAATCATTGTCTTCTAACAATTTAATTAAAGGCTCCACAGCTTTTGGGTCCCCAATTTTTCCAAGTGCATATGCTGAATTTTCACGGATATCTGGATTTGTATTCTTCGTTGCGTTTATCAGAGGCTCTACGGCAAGTTCACCTATATCAACAAGATTTTTGACAGCATCTACCTTTACTGATATGTTATCATCAGCCATATTCTGTATCAGTGATTCCATCATCATTTCATCCACATCATTCTCGGCACCGATACTTACATAGACAGTACTGATTATCACTAGAATAATTGATGCCAAAACAAAAGTATGTTTTATTTTCAATTTACTTTTCATATTTTCCCCTCCATAAGTAATAATACTAACCAAAAATAAAAAAATGGGCTCTGTAGAAAACCTATTGAAATCACTATCTGTAGCTATAAATCAGCAAAATTAATCACGATTAAGGGGAACAGCTATAAGTTTTATAGACTCGCATAATCGCTTGAATTTTGAGGATTTCTACAGAGCCAAAAAATGTTATCTAAATTTAAACAGCATCAAAGCCAACTATAACCTTGCCTTAAGATATTTTTTGGAGTAAAAGTCAACTCTATGCAATTCATTGAACCCCAAATCCCCATTAATTCAATGGAACAGTGCAATATAATTTACGTCAATATATAGCCATTATGGCCATCAATTGAACTGAGTGTATGAGTACACATACATCACCAGTTTATTTATTGATTGAAATTTTTGTAGAACTGTTTTACTTCTAATTAAACTAGAAGAAGATGATTATTCATTTATTATATAACATTTTATCATACATTATATAAAAAATTAGAATTAAACAATGTGCTTTCTTTAAGCTGATATGATAATTACACCCAAAAATCAATCTCACAGAATGTTATCAGGAAAGGTCTAGATAAATGTAATAGTCCTATAATATTATTAGAACAAAATTAACTACTTTAATAAAACTTCTGGAAAGATTTTAATAATTCATGGTTATTAAGATTTCTGGATCTATACAGTTGCTTACTTTTACTGTTCTTGACCGGATCATCTGAAAAAGAATAAATCCTCTGCAAACTATTCTAATTAGAGGTAAATGGGAGGAGAGATTAACCAATGATTGGAATTATGAGTGATTCACATGACAATATGGATGCTATCAAAGATGCTGTGGAATTATTCAATAAGAAGAAAGTAAGAACCGTTCTGCATGCAGGTGATATAATATCACCTTTTACTGCATCTGCTTTCAGCAAACTTGAGGCAGACCTGTACTTTGTATTTGGGAATAATGACGGTGACAGGTTACTCCTAAAACAGAAATTTGATGAAATTGGTGCGGAATGCTGTGGCGATTTTGGTGATCTTGAGATCGAAGGAATGCGTATCGCACTTATTCACGGAATATATGAAGCACCTGTTGATTCTCTTGCAGAATCCGGGGATTTCGATGTGGTTGTAAGAGGGCACACCCACCACGCCGGTGTTACTGAAATTAATGACACGCTTCTGATTAACCCTGGTGAAACAGCCGGAGTACTCACTGGCAAACGTACCGTTGCACTGCTGGATCCTGAACTTGGTGTTGAGATTGTGGAAATCTAAAAAATAATTTGGAAACAAATTCAGGTTAACAAAAACTAAACCTATTTGAAAAATATAGAGTCTCAGAGAAGTTCTGAGACTTTTGCAAGTACATCCTGAACCTGCTGCGGGTCAAGATCAAGATCCTTGTTCTTTTTAATATCAAGTTGTTCTGAAAGCAGAATGTGTCTGTCTATTTCGATACCTGCTTCTTCCATTGTTGCTTTAGCACAATTTACAGGGCAACCATCGATGACAATGATACGCTCACAGCCTTCTGCGGATTTGAGCAGACCTGTCTTTTTTCCACCAATGCCAACAGTACACATCATTGTACCTGTACCCTGCTTGTGCAATTCCACAGCAACTGCATTGCTTAGCTGGCCAACATTGGAAGCACCTGCACATGGAAAAATTCCTACATGATCAGAACCACATGAACATTTTACGCCTTCAGACATGTGAAAACCTCATCACCTTAGTTTTTGATCCATTCAAGGACTTCGTCGACTTTTGGTACTCTGCCAACGATCTTAACTTCACCGTCAACTACAACAGCAGGAGTTATGAGAACACCGTATGCAATAATATCATCCATATTCTCAACTTTAACTATCTCCGCATCAACGCCAGCCTGTGCAACTGCTTCTTCAACAAACTTCTTTGTCTTGTTACATTTTGCACAACCTGAACCCAGAATTTCTATTTTCATACTTTTATCTCCTTTATTGAATTTCAAATTTTAACATTTTTCCAGTTACTTAAGGGAATACTTTTATAGCGTCAAAATCACAGGCTGCAACGCAATCCAGGCAATATTTACATGACTTCATCCTTGCCGGGAAACAGATTCCATCTTTAAGCTCAAGAATATTGTTCTGGCATGCATCCACGCATGAACCACAGCCTGTACATTTTTTATCGTAAACTGCAACAAATACCATTAGAATACATCCTGTCCTTTAATGAAACTTGTAATGAAATGTCAGTACCCTCTCTTTAATATAGCTATCAATTCCTCAGGGTGAGGCATTGATTCTTTAATTTTCCGGCATGTTTTGTCAATATCATAATCAAGTCTGATTAACTCAGCTTCACCTGAAACTGTGTCAAAAACCGCACAACTGGCTTTACAGTTTTCATCTCTTGGCTGGCCTACTGAACCAGGATTTACTATCAGCATATCTTTAAATTTCCTGACAAACGGCTGATGTGAATGTCCTATGAAAAGAACATCTGTCTCAATTCCACATATCATTTCTTCAAATTCATCATCAGGAGTTTGCGGTCTCATGTACTCATAATTAGACCTCGGGCTTCCGTGTGTGAAATACAGTTTTAATCCATCAATTTCCTTCTGAATGCTGAATGGAAGATGACGTAAAAAATCCATCTGTTTTTCAGATGTCACTTCCCATGTGTAATCACGGGTTGCAACTGAAAGATGTTTATACTTGTATCCACAGCCACATTCTATACGTGAACCTACGGCAGCATCATGGTTTCCAAGAACTGATTCAATTTTGTTCTCCATGATAAAATCAATACATTCTGATGGTGATGGACCGTAGTCTGCCAGATCACCAAGACAGACCACCATGTCATGAGAAACTGACATTGCAGCATCAAGAGCTTCCTTGTTTCCGTGGATGTCGGATATCAATAATATTCTCATCTTAGCACCGGGTCTTTTAGACTTAATCTTTTAGAGTTTTTAATTTCAGTTTTGAACATCTGGAATTGCCTGCTTATAGAATATACATTCCAAACACATATCCTGCCACTGCTGCTACCACGACAACAAGACCTATGTATGTCATTCCTTTCTGGAATCCCATTATCCTGTTTATTACTATCATATTCGGAAGACTCAATGCAGGACCTGCAAGCAGCATTGATAGAGCCGGACCTTTTCCCATTCCAAGAATGGTAAGTGCACTTATGATAGGGACTTCCGTCAGTGTTGAGAAGTACATAAGAGCGGCAGCAACTGAAGCAATGATATAGGAAGTTACATTGCTGCCACCAACGTATTCCACAACGTATTCTGCCGGAAGAAGCTCAACAATGATACCTGCAAAGAAGACACCGATAAGCAGAAGCGGTGTGATTTGTTTTACAAGGAACCAGGTTTCTCCCATCCAGCTTTCAAGTTCATCCCTGTCAAACCATTTAAGGGATACATATACTGTGATAAGTATCAGTGGAATTTCCACAGCAAGCATTGGATACCAGCTTGTGAGAATCTCAGGAGTTACAAGGATTGCAAGCAGCAAAAGGAAAAGCCATACAGTGTGAGCGTGCTTTTCATCACCGAATGTCTTTATTCCTTTTTTCTCAACATCCTTTCTTTCATACACAAAGGACATTACAAGGCCGATGAATATTGATAGCAGGATTGCAATGACAGCTCGTGCAACACCAAGATCATATCCGAGAATCTTAGCAGTATAAACAATGGCCAGTACATTAATAGCCGGGGCTGAGAACAGGAACGTAGTTGCTGGGCCGATCCCAGCGCCTCTCTTATAGATTCCTGCAAAAAGCGGCAGGACCGTGCAGCTACACACTGCGAGGAGACAACCGGAAACGGCGGCAACCGAATAGGAAACATATTTTGGTGCGTCAGCCCCGAAAAATTTCAGTACGGACTCTTTCGAGAAGAGTGAAGCTATTGCCCCTGCCAGGAAAAAGGCAGGAATAAGGCAAAGAAGTACGTGCAATGCAAGGTACTCCCTGACCGATGCAATGCCAATGTAAGCCAGGTCTATGATGTAAGATGTCATTATTTCAAAATATGTTGAAATGCTATTTATAGGTTATGGTTTCAAATGATTTTGAAATACATTGAATAAAAACTACTTGCTATAATAGTAAGAACCCGGTAACCACTAAAGGTATATCTTAAAAATGCAAATGTGTGCAGTATGTCACTGAAAGCCATTGGAAAAGTATCAAATTTTGCAGATGAAAAAACAATGCAGCTCCTTGCTCTCTGGAAAGAGAGTGTAAGCATTGTTGAGCTTGAGGACACAGATGCAGAAAGTCTGGTTTATGAAGAATACACGCATTACATAGTTGTCCATGCCCCTCTTGATATGAAATTCCCGGAAAAGAGGGATGAATGGAACAAAAGGTTCTGCAAAACGGCAGGCGTGTCTGTTGTTGAACTTATAAAAATCAATGGCAAGCAGATTTATTTCAAAGGGCTTTTTGCAGCTAACCATGCTCCGGTTTATGGTATTGTCCCTTACACATCATTTGACAAACAGGATGCCGACTTTCCGGAAGCAGGCATGGAACTATTGAAGAAACAGACCATGGAAGTTGCACTTCCGGAAGCTAATGGTAAAACCATACTTGATGTAGGATGTGGAGTTGGCAGCCTGACCTTACAGATGGCAAGGATGAATACTGATTCACAGGTAATGGGAATTGATCTTCTGGAAAAAACCATGGAGCAGTGCCGTCTGAACGCTTTTGCATATGATATTAAAAATGCGGCATTCAAGGCTGAAAGCGTTTATGAGCTTCCTTTTGATGATGAAAGCTACGAAACCGTGACATGCTTCTTTATGTTACATCACCTTGATGATATTCCAAAGGCACTCTCTGAGGTAAAGAGAGTAGTTTCAAAGAACGGTACGGTACTGGCAGTTGAGCCTCTGGACCATCATCATGGAACTGAAAGAGGTATTCAGGACTGGGTAGACCACTTTGAAAAAGCAGGTTTCTCAGTTGAGACGCAACAGATAAGCAGGGCGGTTTTTGTAAAGGCAAAAGTCAACTGCTGATGACTTATTAATTGCAAACAATGAATTAAAAGAACAAGTATTGTTGACCACAAAATGGATGTGGATGGTGCTGGAAAGTGTGGCCAACAATAATTGAAGCAGGATTTTAATGGTTTGGGGGGGAAGGGTGGTACACAGTTGGTTGTGCCTTAAAATTCCTGCCTCAACTAAGTACCGTTGAGAAGGCATCATATTTAAGCATATTCTATTTTTGCGAAGTTAATAGTGCCTACTGCTCACGAAATAAACTCAAAACAACTTATAAATGGTTTATTTTATGCAGTTAATCGTAGAGGGATTACTTAGCTATAAACCCTTTTTTGGTAGAGATTTATCTATCAAAATTATTTGATTAGCAATTATAAGGAGGAGCGGGCTTATATAGCCCGCAGAAAAAAGACGTGCAATGTCCCCTTTTTAGAGGAAGTGCCTGACATGATTTTGTCATTGCACCGTTTTAGGCCAGTGTTACAAACACTACTTGTTTTTAACACTAAAATATAGTGTGACTCTTTTTTATTTAAAATTTATGCCATTACAGATATTTTTAATTCCTCAATTATATCGAAAAGTTAAAGTATGTTTCATGGTAACAGTTGACATTATTACTATTGGAGTTGCTAATTATGCTGGGAATAACAGACCCACAAATATGGATTGCATATATCTTATGCTTTGTAAGTGCCATCGGATGCATCATCTATGGACTTATACACTGGAACGATGACGACGGGGAGGAAGACTGATGGCTGTCAGTACTCCTATTCTCGGACTGGCCGTACTAGCCTACATGATGGTGGTTTTCTACCTGGGCTGGGTCGGTTACAAACAAACAAAAGACAATGATGACTACATGCTTGCAGGAAGGAAAGTGAATCCTTTCGTACTCGCATTCTCCTATGGTGCTGCATTTATCAGTACATCAGCCATCATAGGATTCGGAGGTTATGCCGGAGCATTTGGTCTTGGAATACTGTGGCTGGTTTTCATGAACATTTTCGTGGGAATCTTTATCGCCTTTGTAGTATTCGGATCAAGAACCAGACGTATGGGTGTAAACCTCAAGGCTGTCACCTTCCCTGAACTTATTGGAAGAAGGTTCCAGTCAAGATTCATCCAGGGATTTTCAGGTGCACTCATCACCATATTCATGCCACTGTATGCAGGCAGTGTGCTGATTGGTGGTGCACGTTTCATGGAAACCGCCCTGAACATCGATTATAATATCGCGATTTTAATTCTTGCAATAATAGTTGCAGCATATGTAATCACAGGCGGACTAATTGCTGTTATGTACACAGATGCCCTGCAGGGTGCCCTTATGTTTGTAGGAATGGCAATTTTGCTCATAATAACCTATTCCAAACTTGGCGGAGTTACCGAAGCCCACCAGGCACTCACAAATATGGCATATCTAGTACCGGATAACTTTGCAGCTATCGGTCACACCGGCTGGACCACAATGCCGGCATTTGGTTCACCAACATGGTGGACACTTGTATCAACAATTATACTTGGTGTCGGTATCGGTGTACTTGCACAGCCACAGCTTGCTGTGAGGTTTATGACCGTAAAGAACACACGTTCCCTGAAAAGAGCTGTTCTTTCAGGCGGTCCTTTCATCTTCATGATGGCAGGTGTCGCATATATTGTCGGTGCACTTTCAAATGTTTACTTCTTCAACACCCAGGGAATGATCTCCCTTGAGGTTGCAGGTGGAAACATCGATAAAATCATGCCTGAATATATTAACAGTGCAATGCCTGATTACTTTGTAGTGTTCTTCCTGCTGACCCTTCTGGCAGCAGCAATGTCAACACTGAGTTCACAATTCCATGCAATGGGAACCGCATTTGGCCATGATTTCTACCGGCAGGGAATTATGAATGGAAAAATTGGGAAAACTATCACTGTAACCAGAGTCGGTATCGCTGTGACGATTTTCATCAGTGTCATTCTTGCATACATTCTCCCACCGGGAATTATTGCAAGAGCAACAGCAATATTCTTCGGACTCTGTGCAGCAGCATTCCTCCCCATGTACTCCGGAGCTATCTTCTGGAAACGCATGACCCGGCAGGGAGCAACTGCAAGCCTTATTATAGGTACTTTTGCAAGTCTTTTCTGGCTGACATTTATTCATGCCAAGGAAGCAACTGCACTTGGAATCTGCCAGGCTATTTTTGGACAGGCAACACTTCTTACGGGAACATGGACTCTTGTGGACCCGATACTTGTTGCTACACCACTGTCATTTTTGGTTGCAATTGTCGTGAGTCTGATGACAGAACCTATGGCAAAAGAGCATGTTGAAAAATGCTTTAAGCAAAATGAATAAGATAATTTCCTAAACTGGTCAGTCAGCAGATTTTGCTGATTGATAATTTTTTATTGATTACAGGTTATCGTAATCTTTTGTATTGGAGAAAAGAACAGTAAATAATAAAAAAACGAGGACTTTTAAAGTCCTCCTTCAATCTTATTTCCTTCTCATCAGAACTACAAGTGAAACGAACACAATTCCTGCAATTGCAGTGAATCCAGGAGTATTGGCTGTTTTTCCTCCTTCTGCAGGTTCTGCTATGTCACCATTAGCTGATTCTGATGCAGCAATCTGTTCAGATGCTTCGCCAATCTCATCACCTACGACTTCAAAGATTGAGAATCCCGGAGTTGCAGAGTAGAAGTAGATATACTCGTCATCTTCACTTTCCTGATATGTTGGAAGATCATTCCACTTCTCATCATGATATCTTGTCATGCGTATTGTGGAAACATCAATGTTGTTCTCTTCTATCCACTGTTTGCTTACTTTAAAGTGAATCTGGATATTATCAGCAGAATCCGAAGATATCGTTCCTTCACTTCCAACATCAATACTCACCTTCTGATAAGACTTACCTGTTGAATCAGGAACTCCTTCCGGTGAAGTGGAGAGTACCTGAACCTTTGCAACAACAAGACCTTTGTCTTTCTTTGCTTCAAAACTTACACCAAGGACAGGAGAATCACTGTCAGAGAAATCATAGTTTACATCCGAATCGCCAGTTACACGCTTTACAGAAGACGCAGAATTAGATACTATTCCCGGATCCTGTCCCTGACTTACAGAGGCACGGACACCATCATCATCTGAACGACTATCAGAACTTGGAATACTTCTGAAAAGTCCGTATGTACTGGTGATCTCATCAATAGAGACCCCATCAAAAACATGATCTTGAAGCCTATAGAAAACTACAGATACATAATTACCTGAAGTACTGAGTGATGCATTTGGAACTTTAACCCATTCATTACCGTTTAGCTCGAACAAAGATATTGATGATTCAACAGAATTGCTCATTCCGGAATCATCATAGTAAATTGTCATATTGGGATCATACATGCTAGCGACATCGATGTAGCCATTTACATTTATCATACCAGCAGGAGCTGAAGAACTTGATTCATTATTTTTCACTGCAACCTCTGATGTTTCAGTCACAAAAGTAAGTTGCATGGAACGTTCAGCCATTTTTAGTTTATCAACTGTATTATCATAGGAATATCTGGAATAGAATGTATAGTCCTCGTTTCCAATTGCAGTATTATCTGCCATAGTCGTGTTGTCTGAACCAGAAAAACTGAAGCCACAGCTATAACGGGAAACATCTGTAAGATCAGGCGAGATAACGGTATCAGAAACTGACAGCATATAAGCCTCAAAGCCACCCGTATTGTAATTAGCGGTATTACCAGTCAGGATATTGTTGTCTGAAGAACTAATATAGAATCCGGTAGGAGATCCACGTATAATACTATCCATAACTTCTACAGGGGAATCTACAGACATTGAAGTCAAGTCCCTACTGTATGTGTTGTTATTGGCAACATTATCTGTCAGAGTATTATTGTTCGATGAAAGTAGATAAACTCCATACTCATCATTGTAATTTGCAATACTGGATGTGAGGGTATTGTTATCTGATGAACTAAAGTAAATACCATCTTCGTAGTTGTTACTTGCTACATTGCCTGTTACTATATTGTCATTTGAATTATCAAGAATAATACCATAGTAATTGGCAGTTGCAATATTGTTTGTTACTTTACTGTTATTTGAATAGCCAAGGTAAATACCAGCCATCTGTGAACTGGTTGCACCAGTTACATTGAAACCATCTATTGTTACATTGCTCACAGTTACGTTGAACACATGGTCTGATGAATCACTTGCATTTACAATGGTACTTGCTGATCCTTTCTCAGAGCGAAGTGTAACACTCTTATCAACAACAACATTCTCGTTGTAAGTACCCTCAGTTACAATGATGGTGTCACCGTCAATAGAATTATCTACAGCTGCCTGAATGGTCGTATAATTACAATCAACTCCACTGCCAACATACAAGGTTATTGTTTCAGTTCTACTTACAGTATTCCAGTTCTGGAAATACGGAAGACTGGAGCCATCATCTATTCTCCATATAAAACTTGAATTATCTTCCGTTGTGATAATGTCATCACTTGCATTCCAATTCAGACCGGAACTTCCTGAAACGAATGCGAAACTTGTGAAGTTGTCATAGGAAGTAGAAGTACCATTACCTGTAGTCGGAGTGCCGGAATAATAACTGTTGGTCACAGTACCACTATCCGTTCCCATAAGACCACCAACATCACCACTGCTAGTAGTAGCAGTACCTGTGGCAAAACTATTTGTTACTACACCAGTGCTATAACCTACAAGACCTCCAATTGATCCAGCACCATTAACATTACCAGTAGCATAACCATTGTTAACAGTGCCAGCATTATTATAGCCGACAAGACCGCCAACATTGCTACCAGAACCAGTAACATTACCGATGGCATAACTATTGTTCATAATACCAGAATTATAGCCAGCAAGACCACCGACATAGCTACCAGAACCAGTAACATTACCAGCTGCATAGCTATTAATCACAGTGCCAGAACCAAAAGCATATCCAATAAGACCACCGACATAGCTCACACCAGTGACATTACCAGTAGCAGAACTATTAACCACATTACCGGAATTGATTCCCACCAGAATACCTACATAATGTGTTGTTGAAAAAACACCATCAGGACTCGTCTCCACTCCAAGGTCATGGATGTTAGCGCTGGAACCAGTCTGTCCAAAAAATCCAGCAGAAGTAGCAGTATAATAGATAGTAAGATTCTTTATTGCAAACCCACTTCCATTGAAGTCACCTGTAAACGGAGTAGCGTAGTCAATGCCAATAGGAGTATGATTACCTACTAGAGTGATATCATTTGTTAGTGTGAAGTTCATTCCCCAATCATCAGAACTTACTGACAGGTTGTCAATGTCACTGTCAGATGAAAGTTGATATGGGTTGTCTACTGTACCGCTACCGCCTGAGTAGGTGGCAGCCGAAGCTATTCCTGTGCATAAAAATATTATGCAGATAAATGATGTTATGATAATACTGTTCTTATCTAATGTCATTATGAGTCACACCCTACATGACCCTTCCAACCCTTCAATAAAAATAATAAATATAATTATTGATGAATTAATATAAGATGTTATAAATAGCTATTGGGACTGTTGTGCTAGTGTTTAGCATGGAAAGTAGGACTTTGTATTGCTTAAAATAATGTATGAAACAATTTATAAAAATAAAATGAAGAGGGCTTATTGCTCTCCTTGCTACTTTATTCTCTTCTAATCAGGAACGCAAGTGAAACAAATACGATTCCTGCAAGGGCATTGAATTAAGGATCACCATTACTTTCACCCTGCAAACCATGAACATTTATACTACGCTTTACAGAAAGAAATCTGACAATATGGATTGGTGATAAGTTTGGAAATCTTAAAGGAACCAGCTATAACAGATTTAGAAGAACGTACAGTTGCTTATGTATCGTTTATGGGGAACTACCTTGGAAATGCCGAAGTGTTTGCAGGCTTATTTGCTAAACTCTTCAAATGGGCTGCTCCTAAACAGGAACAACTTGTGGGACCAGATACCGTAATGCTTTCTGCTTACTATGATGACCCTGAAGTAACTCCACCTGATGAGCTTAAACTGGAAGTCTGCATAAGTATTCCTGAAGAGACAGAAGTTGAGAGAGAAATCAAGAAGAAAAAGCTTCCTGGTGGGAAATATGTTGTTTTAGGCGTGGAACTTACAGGATCAGAAGAATATGGACCAGCATGGGAAGAAGTTGTTAAATGGCTTATGCGCAATGAGCTTGAAATTGACATGTCAAGAGCAAGCTATGAAGTTTACCTGAACTCACCGGAAGAGCATCCGCAAGGTCATCATATTGTGGATATCTGCATGCCGGTCAAGTGAAAAAGCTAATCGAGTCAAGCAATGATCATTTTTACCTGAAGAAAACATAGAATAGTGAAGGTTTTACAGCCCTTCATATTTTTCATTTTCATAAATTAGAAGAAAGATCCGGCATAATTAATCAGGACTAGGCGACTCATTTCAGAAATTAAATGAACATCATATTCCAGAATTGAGTACATATAGTATATATTCATGTACATTATTTGGTATAAAATTGCAGACTTTTTTTATATTGGTTCATATATCGTATAAATTGCAATCAACTACACGGATGAAAGAAAGTAGTTGAATAAATCATCACTAAAAGACACTTTCTCGTTGAGAAATAATGATATGAAGTATACATTTCCCACAGAGAAACAGTGGCCTGATCATGTTAATATAGATGCTGGCACCAGATTCCCTCTCTAAAAACCATCATACAACCCTCTCAAACAAATTATGGTTTGCTTTCAACACGCCAGCATTTATATCTTTTATATGGACTTTGCAATAGAAGTAAGCATATAAATTTACAATGAGTTAAAATATCCTTCCATTCAAACTTTTTTATTCAGCCACAGGCATGCAATTTGATTTACTAACCTTTAAATATAGTGTCATGTTAACAAATGACATGTTAACAACTATCATTATTATTACTACAAAATATATGGAAGGAGAAAAATGCTTGGAATAGATGACCCACAGATATGGCTGGCTTACATACTCTGCTTTATAAGCGCCATCGGCTGCATTATCTATGGAGCCCTTAAATGGAACGATGATTCCGATGACGGAGAGGTGAACTAATGGTACTCAGTACACCGGTTCTCGGAGTAATTATACTAATATACCTCATGGTGATATTTTACCTGGGGTGGCTTGGATACAAGAAGACAAAACAGACTGAAGATTACATGGTAGCCGGAAGGCAGATTCATCCTTATATTCTTGCACTGTCATATGGTGCTACATTTATTAGTACTTCAGCCATCATCGGTTTTGGTGGAGCCGCCGGTGCCCTTGGAATGGGACTTTTATGGCTTGCATTTATGAACATTTTTGTAGGTATCTTTATAGCATTCGTATTATTTGGTTCCAGAACCCGCCGTATGGGACTTAACCTTGGTGCAGTAACATTCCCGGAACTTCTCGGAAGGCGTTTCCAGTCAAGGTTCATCCAGGGATTCTCAGGAGCACTAATAGGTATATTCATGCCGCTTTACGCAGGTATTGTGCTTATCGGAGGAGCAAGATTCCTCGAATCAACCCTCAATATAAATTATGACATTGCAGTCCTTATTCTCACAGTTATCGTAGCAGCTTACGTTATCACCGGCGGACTTATTGCTGTCATGTATACCGATGCCCTTCAGGGAACTCTCATGTTCATTGGAATGGCATTCCTGTTGGTATTCACTTATATTAAAATGGGAGGAGTCACTGCTGCCCACTCTGCACTTACAGCTATGAACGACCTTGTCCCTGAAAGTCTTGCAGCCGGAGGGCATCTCGGATGGACTTCCATGCCGGCATTTGGCTCGCCAATATGGT from Methanolobus tindarius DSM 2278 harbors:
- a CDS encoding putative zinc-binding protein; this encodes MSEGVKCSCGSDHVGIFPCAGASNVGQLSNAVAVELHKQGTGTMMCTVGIGGKKTGLLKSAEGCERIIVIDGCPVNCAKATMEEAGIEIDRHILLSEQLDIKKNKDLDLDPQQVQDVLAKVSELL
- a CDS encoding 4Fe-4S binding protein, with translation MVFVAVYDKKCTGCGSCVDACQNNILELKDGICFPARMKSCKYCLDCVAACDFDAIKVFP
- a CDS encoding symporter small accessory protein; translation: MLGITDPQIWIAYILCFVSAIGCIIYGLIHWNDDDGEED
- a CDS encoding metallophosphoesterase, with the translated sequence MIGIMSDSHDNMDAIKDAVELFNKKKVRTVLHAGDIISPFTASAFSKLEADLYFVFGNNDGDRLLLKQKFDEIGAECCGDFGDLEIEGMRIALIHGIYEAPVDSLAESGDFDVVVRGHTHHAGVTEINDTLLINPGETAGVLTGKRTVALLDPELGVEIVEI
- a CDS encoding thioredoxin family protein, which produces MKIEILGSGCAKCNKTKKFVEEAVAQAGVDAEIVKVENMDDIIAYGVLITPAVVVDGEVKIVGRVPKVDEVLEWIKN
- a CDS encoding permease, giving the protein MTSYIIDLAYIGIASVREYLALHVLLCLIPAFFLAGAIASLFSKESVLKFFGADAPKYVSYSVAAVSGCLLAVCSCTVLPLFAGIYKRGAGIGPATTFLFSAPAINVLAIVYTAKILGYDLGVARAVIAILLSIFIGLVMSFVYERKDVEKKGIKTFGDEKHAHTVWLFLLLLAILVTPEILTSWYPMLAVEIPLILITVYVSLKWFDRDELESWMGETWFLVKQITPLLLIGVFFAGIIVELLPAEYVVEYVGGSNVTSYIIASVAAALMYFSTLTEVPIISALTILGMGKGPALSMLLAGPALSLPNMIVINRIMGFQKGMTYIGLVVVVAAVAGYVFGMYIL
- a CDS encoding metallophosphoesterase family protein translates to MRILLISDIHGNKEALDAAMSVSHDMVVCLGDLADYGPSPSECIDFIMENKIESVLGNHDAAVGSRIECGCGYKYKHLSVATRDYTWEVTSEKQMDFLRHLPFSIQKEIDGLKLYFTHGSPRSNYEYMRPQTPDDEFEEMICGIETDVLFIGHSHQPFVRKFKDMLIVNPGSVGQPRDENCKASCAVFDTVSGEAELIRLDYDIDKTCRKIKESMPHPEELIAILKRGY
- a CDS encoding class I SAM-dependent methyltransferase, whose translation is MSLKAIGKVSNFADEKTMQLLALWKESVSIVELEDTDAESLVYEEYTHYIVVHAPLDMKFPEKRDEWNKRFCKTAGVSVVELIKINGKQIYFKGLFAANHAPVYGIVPYTSFDKQDADFPEAGMELLKKQTMEVALPEANGKTILDVGCGVGSLTLQMARMNTDSQVMGIDLLEKTMEQCRLNAFAYDIKNAAFKAESVYELPFDDESYETVTCFFMLHHLDDIPKALSEVKRVVSKNGTVLAVEPLDHHHGTERGIQDWVDHFEKAGFSVETQQISRAVFVKAKVNC
- a CDS encoding sodium:solute symporter family protein, which translates into the protein MAVSTPILGLAVLAYMMVVFYLGWVGYKQTKDNDDYMLAGRKVNPFVLAFSYGAAFISTSAIIGFGGYAGAFGLGILWLVFMNIFVGIFIAFVVFGSRTRRMGVNLKAVTFPELIGRRFQSRFIQGFSGALITIFMPLYAGSVLIGGARFMETALNIDYNIAILILAIIVAAYVITGGLIAVMYTDALQGALMFVGMAILLIITYSKLGGVTEAHQALTNMAYLVPDNFAAIGHTGWTTMPAFGSPTWWTLVSTIILGVGIGVLAQPQLAVRFMTVKNTRSLKRAVLSGGPFIFMMAGVAYIVGALSNVYFFNTQGMISLEVAGGNIDKIMPEYINSAMPDYFVVFFLLTLLAAAMSTLSSQFHAMGTAFGHDFYRQGIMNGKIGKTITVTRVGIAVTIFISVILAYILPPGIIARATAIFFGLCAAAFLPMYSGAIFWKRMTRQGATASLIIGTFASLFWLTFIHAKEATALGICQAIFGQATLLTGTWTLVDPILVATPLSFLVAIVVSLMTEPMAKEHVEKCFKQNE